A genome region from Hevea brasiliensis isolate MT/VB/25A 57/8 chromosome 7, ASM3005281v1, whole genome shotgun sequence includes the following:
- the LOC110644303 gene encoding ras-related protein RABC1, producing the protein MDSSSSQPEFDYLFKLLMIGDSGVGKSSLLLSFTSDTFEDLSPTIGVDFKVKYVNIGGKKLKLAIWDTAGQERFRTLTSSYYRGAQGIIMVYDVTRRDTFTNLSDVWAKEIDLYSTNQDCIKMLVGNKVDKDSERVVTKKEGINFAREYGCLFIECSAKTRVNVQQCFEELVLKILDTPSLLAEGSKGLKTNIFKEKPPQTDASTSSCC; encoded by the exons ATGGATTCGAGTTCGAGTCAGCCAGAGTTTGATTACTTGTTCAAGTTGTTGATGATTGGGGATTCTGGTGTTGGAAAGAGTAGCCTTCTTTTGAGCTTCACTTCTGATACCTTTGAAGATCTCTCTCCTACTATCG GTGTTGATTTTAAAGTAAAATATGTCAATATTGGGGGCAAAAAGCTCAAACTTGCAATTTGGGATACAG CTGGTCAAGAGAGATTTAGAACACTGACAAGTTCATATTACAGAGGTGCCCAAGGGATTATCATGG TCTATGATGTAACTAGGCGAGACACATTCACTAACCTTTCTGATGTATGGGCGAAGGAAATTGACCTATATTCAACAAATCAAGACTGCATCAAGATGCTTGTTGGAAACAAGGTTGACAAG GACAGTGAACGGGTTGTAACGAAAAAAGAAGGCATAAATTTTGCCAGGGAATATGGATGCCTTTTTATTGAATGCAGTGCTAAAACTCGCGTTAACGTGCAGCAGTGTTTTGAAGAGCTTGTTTTAAAG ATTTTGGATACGCCTAGCCTCTTAGCTGAGGGCTCCAAGGGCTTAAAAACGAACATCTTTAAAGAGAAGCCGCCACAAACTGATGCATCAACGAGCAGTTGTTGCTGA